AGGACCCCACCGCGCTCGTGCTGGGCATTTCGACTGCCGGCATCGACACGCGCTTCATCGACTTCTGCCTGGAACGCGGCGCGCCCTTCGATGTGCTGACGATCCACCCGTATCGTTCCCGCCTGTCGGAGCTGGGGTTGATCCGCGAGCTGCGCGCTACGGCTCAGCAGGTGGGCGGCAGACCCGTGTGGATCACCGAGATGGGATGGAGCACACAGGTGGGGGCGACGAGCGAACGCGCCCAGGCGGAGCTCCTGGCGCGCTCCTATCTTGCATCCGTCGCCTCGGACGCGTGCCAGAACGTGAGCTGGTACGACTTCCGTTCCGACGGGAACGACCCGTTCTACAACGAGCACAACTTCGGCGTCTTGCACCACGACCTGACGCCCAAAGCGGGCTACCGAGCTCTGGCGACGATTTGTACGTCACTCGCGGGCGGCGATCTGCGCTCCGTGGAGGGCTTCGGCGAGGACGTCTTCGCCGTCGCCGTCGGAGACGCGACAGCGATCTGGACGGCAAGCCGCGACCTCGCCGTGGAGGTCCAGCGCGCCGGACAGTCGCGCGTGCAAAACCTCATGGGCGAAGTGGTCCCAGTCCCCGACGAAAGCGGCGCGGTTCGTCTGCCGCTGAGGGCGGGTCAGCCGCTCTTCCTCTTGGGATCGTGGGCAGCCCCGACCGGCAGGACCGTGCAGCTTCCGGGCGGGAGGACGCCGGAGTTGATACGCTTCTAACGGCGGCGCAGCATTGACCTGTCGGTTCCGCATCGCTACACTCGCACGCGGCGACTCGAAGAAGGAAAGGCACAACGCATGCAGTACGCGACAGACGCTCGGCTGGCGGTGTTCGGCGCGGCTGGCGCCATTGGTTCGAACCTGGTGCAAGCCATCATTCAAATGGGCATCACCGGCAACATCGTCATGTACGACCCGTTCGAGAAGGGGCTGGAGGGAGCTGCCGAGGAGATCTACCACTGCGGGTTCCCCGGCGCGAACGTCAAGTGGACAACCTCCGTGCAGGAAGCCCTGACGGGCACGTCCTACGTCATCAGTTCCGGCGGCGCTCCCCGTCGCGAGGGCATGACCCGCGAAGACCTGCGACGCGACAACTGTCAGATCGCGAAGGAACTCGGACAGGCGATCAAGACCTACGCCCCGGACCTCAAGTTCCTCGTTGTCATCTTCAACCCGGCGGACATCACCGGCTTGACCGCGCTCGTCCATTCGGGACTGCCACCCGCCCGCGTCTCGACGCTCGCGGCGCTCGACTCGACGCGTCTGCAGACCGCGCTGGCACAGCACTTCCGCGTTCGACAGGACAAAGTCATCGGCTGCCGCACCTATGGCGGACACGGCGAGAAGATGGCGGTCTTCAAGGGCGACATCCGCATCGACGGCAAGAAGCTCACGGATTACCTCGGTGAAGGGCATCTCTCCGCCGAGGACTGGGGGAAAATCCAGGAGCACGTGCGCGGCGGAGGGGCCCGGATCATCTCCCTTCGCGGGCGCAGCTCGTTCCAGTCCCCGTCGGTCCTGAGCGCGGCGATGGTCAAGTCGGTCGTCGACAGCAGCCCCTTCCCCTGGCCCTGCGGAGCCTACATCCGCGAAGGCGAGTACGAAGGCGTCATGATGGCAGCCGACACGCTGCTCGACCAGTCGGGCGTCTGGTACCGCGTGCCCCAAGGCGATGCGGACGACATGCTCGCGCTGCAGGATTCCTACGCGCACCTGCGCGCGCTCCGCGACCAGACAATCGCCGACGGCATCCTGCCTCCGCTGAGCGAATGGAGTCAGGCGAACCCGCACCTGTAGTCGATGGAGAACGCCGGTTGAGCGCGAAGCGTCCCAACGGAGGACCGACCATGCGACTCCAGAACGAGATCGCCGTCGTGACGGGCGGCGGCTCGGGCATCGGCAAGGCGACAGCGGAGCTCTTCGCGTCGGAGGGCGCTGCCGTCGTCGTCGTGGATCGCGAACCCGATGCTGCGCAGCGCGTCGCCAACGCGATCAACGCCGCTGGCGGCAAGGCGCTGCCCTTCGCCGCCGACCTGTCCGACGAGTCGCAGGCGTTGTCGCTGGTTCCGTTCGTCACGGAGCGCTGCGGCGGCGCGACGATCCTCGTCAACAACGCCGGCGTGCGCGTCTTCGGACTCGTCACCGAGGCGACCCAGGAAGACTGGGACATCATCCTCGGCACGAACCTGAGAGCCATCGGCTACTGCTGCAAGGCGCTCATTCCCGTTATCGCGCGGTCGGGCGGCGGAAGCATCGTCAACGTGTCGTCGGCGAATGCGATCATCGGCAGGAGCGGCATGCCGCTCTATGACGCGACGAAGGCGGGGGTTCTCGCGCTGACGCGCGCGATGGCGGTCGGGCATGCGGCGGAGGGCATCCGCGTCAACGCTGTCTGCCCGGGCCCGACGATCACGGGCTACCACCTCCGCCGAGCGGCGGAGCGGGGCGTCTCGGAAGATCAGTACCGGGCGAACGCGGCGGCGAGCAAGGTCGGCGTCCTGAACCGGCACGCGGAGCCCATCGAGATCGCGTACGCGATCCTCTTCCTCGCGTCGCGCGAGGCGTCCTACATCACGGGCGAGACACTCATGGTCGACGGCGGCATGGGCGCGACATGACGCCGTCCGCGCGAATGCTCGCGTAGATCGCGTCTTTGCACGATCACCGCGGGGGTTCGTCGGCGGCTCCGCTGTCGGGGTCGTCGGAACCACCTACCCGCCGACGGCCCCGAATCGCTCCGCCAGTCAGGTGTCGCCCAATGCCTTGCTACCGGTAACGCCCCGGTGCATAATGCCTGTCGTGGCATTCTATGCCTGCCAGGTGACTCGCTTCCCAGGTTGAGGGCTCGACAGGTGGAACGCTCCCGATACCTCCCCGCATACGTTGTCGTCACTTGCCTCGGAGCGCTTGTCGTCTTGGGGCTCTGCCTTGCACCGACCGTCCAAGCGGCTCCTGGTCCCACGATCCAAGAGGCGTATGCCAAACTGCGCGAATACGGCTCCGCTCCGACTCGGAGCGCCCGGATCCCAGACCGGTGCGCGACGCCCATCTTCCAGACGGTCGCGACGCAGCGGAACCTGCTGACGCCCGATCAGCGCCGGTTCGCCAAGCCCTTCTTCCAGCGACCTAGCGAGCCCGGCGGCGGGCCGTGGTACACCGAGTTGCCTCTGTCGCAGCGGCTCGAGACGATCCACTTCGTCTTCCACTATACGACGCGCGGCCGAGACGCCGTGCCCATGGAAGATGTCGAGCCCCAGAACGGCGTGCCCGACTACGTGGACATCGTCGCCGACGCGTTCGAGCGGTCCTACCACTTCGAGATCGAAGTGATGGGCTTCCGCAAGCCGCTCGACGACT
This region of Candidatus Poribacteria bacterium genomic DNA includes:
- a CDS encoding malate dehydrogenase yields the protein MQYATDARLAVFGAAGAIGSNLVQAIIQMGITGNIVMYDPFEKGLEGAAEEIYHCGFPGANVKWTTSVQEALTGTSYVISSGGAPRREGMTREDLRRDNCQIAKELGQAIKTYAPDLKFLVVIFNPADITGLTALVHSGLPPARVSTLAALDSTRLQTALAQHFRVRQDKVIGCRTYGGHGEKMAVFKGDIRIDGKKLTDYLGEGHLSAEDWGKIQEHVRGGGARIISLRGRSSFQSPSVLSAAMVKSVVDSSPFPWPCGAYIREGEYEGVMMAADTLLDQSGVWYRVPQGDADDMLALQDSYAHLRALRDQTIADGILPPLSEWSQANPHL
- a CDS encoding SDR family oxidoreductase, whose translation is MESGEPAPVVDGERRLSAKRPNGGPTMRLQNEIAVVTGGGSGIGKATAELFASEGAAVVVVDREPDAAQRVANAINAAGGKALPFAADLSDESQALSLVPFVTERCGGATILVNNAGVRVFGLVTEATQEDWDIILGTNLRAIGYCCKALIPVIARSGGGSIVNVSSANAIIGRSGMPLYDATKAGVLALTRAMAVGHAAEGIRVNAVCPGPTITGYHLRRAAERGVSEDQYRANAAASKVGVLNRHAEPIEIAYAILFLASREASYITGETLMVDGGMGAT